Part of the Planococcus plakortidis genome is shown below.
GTCAGCCATTTCCGCTCCGTCTCTAGTTTTAGAGCAGAAGAAAACTTCTTCTTTCCACTCATTATTATATGTGAAATTGCGTCATGTACTATAGCCTGTATCTTTTGGAACAAAGACAATACAATTATGTGTGCTAATTCACCACAAGCTTTTCGAATCAAATAGTACAGCACCAGACGTCGTGTTCCGGGAAGCGATTCCCCCACTAGCCGGCAACTGGATAAAGAAGCAGTTCTATCTAAAGCATCTTGCCAACGAAATCTCCAAGCTGCCGAGCGCCAAGGGTGAGCCGACGCCGTAAGACAGGTGCTCTTCCTGGCTTATGGCAAGAGGCCAACCCAAGCAGGGCGGCGGCTGCCAAGGCAAAGCTTAGATGGAAAATAGAAAGATTTCCACACCCAAACACTCGCTATCTTCACTTAATTTCATACAATAAAAAACCTCCGCGGCTGCGGAGGTTTCATTTATTGATCTGCGACAACTTTGTATTTCTTATGTGAAATTACGGTCATGTTGGAAGCAGCGCCGATTTCCTTGGCGTCTTCTGGTGAAATCTCGACGATCACCGAGTTGTCCATAATTTTGAAGATGGTTCCGTTAACGTCGACGCCATTGCGGGTGAATGAAATCCATTCGCCGATTTTGCGGGCCGCTACAAATTCAGATACTTCTTTTTCATGGGGTTGAAATGCCATAGTTATCCACGCCTCTCTATAATGAAAACATTATCTTTTTATTATAGCATAAATTTATGGTAATTTCACCTGTTTCACTTACTCATACAAATGACAGGCGACGTAATGGCCGGGCTCTTTTTCCTGCCACGCCGGCTTTTTCTCCGCGCAGATGCTCATCGCATGCGGGCAGCGCGTCCGGAACACACAGCCGCTCGGCGGATCGATCGGGCTTGGCAATTCGCCTTCCAAAATGACGCGCTCGCGGGCTTCTTCGATATCCGGGTCCGGGATCGGAATCGCAGACAGCAGCGCTTCCGTATAAGGATGAAGCGGCTTCTCATACAACTGGTCGGCCGTCGTCAATTCCACCATATGCCCGAGGTACATGACGCCGATGCGGTCTGATATGTATTTGACCATGCTTAGGTCATGGGCGATGAACAAATACGTCAAGCCCTTTTCCTTCTGCAGTTTCTGCAGGAGCATGACGACTTGCGCTTGGACCGATACATCGAGTGCCGAGATCGGTTCATCCGCAATGATGAAATCCGGGTCGAGCGACAAGGCGCGCGCGATGCCGATGCGCTGCCTTTGCCCGCCGGAGAATTCATGCGGATAGCGGTTCGCATGGTCGCGGTTCAACCCGACATCTTCCAGCAATTGATGGACGCGGGCCTGCAATTCCTTTTTATTTTTATACAGCCCATGGACTTGCATCGGTTCGGCAATGATTTCGAAGACGGTCGAACGCGGATTAAGCGACGCGTATGGATCCTGGAAAATCATTTGCATATTGCGCAGGTAATCGAAGCGGTCCTTGTCTGACATTTTGTGGATATCGACGCCGTCGTATTCGACTTTGCCGTCGGTCGAGCCGTATAAGCCCATAATCGTCCGTCCCGCTGTCGATTTGCCGCAGCCAGATTCCCCGACGAGCCCAAAGGTTTCGCCGCGTTTGATATCAAATGAAATGCCATCGACCGCTTTTAGAGTCGTGTCTTTGCCGAGATCGAAATGGCGCTTGAGTTCCTGTACAGACAATAAAGTTTCGTTCGTCATGTTGTTTCCTCCTGTGTGAATCTGCGGACTGCACATAATTCCTTGTCGTAGACCGTGCCTTCGAGGCGGATGATTTCAATGGCTTTGCCCGATGTCGGCGAATGGATCATCAGGCCATTGCCGCAGTAAATGCCGACATGGTGAAGTTCGCCTTTTCCTTCTTCATAGGCGAAGAACAACAGGTCGCCTGCTTTCCAGACATCGGAATCGAGCCGGTCGATTTCTGCGCCTTCTTTGGACTGGTCCCCTGCATCCCGTGATATGTATAGGCCGTTCGCTTTCAGCATGTGATGGGAGAATCCGGAACAGTCATAGCCGAAGCTCGACATGCCGCCCCAGAAATACTGCAATCCCAAAAAGCGCTCCGCTTCACCCACAATGGCCTGCGCGCTTCCGGATGGGATCTGGTCAGGCGCTGGGACGAGCTGGACGTGATGTGCTTTGAGATAAGCATCGCCATCCGGGGTATGGACATGGATATGGGTTTCGCCTGCATCTATGACCGGCAGCAAGCTGTTGAAAGGCAGCTGGGCGACCGGCCGGTGGTCTCGCGTCCATAATTGCGCTTTGTCGGCAGTGACGCGCGCGTAGCTTCGATCTGTAACGGAACTGATTTCTTTCAGATGCGCTAAAGGCACCCAGCCCGGATAGCCGCGTTCGTCTTTATGGGTCGGCTGCCAAGGCGCGATGATTTTCGCCCAAGTGCCGTCGGTTTCTTCTATTAAGACAGGTTCGCCGTATAGCAGTTGCGTTTGAAGCCGGTTGCTTTCGGTGAGGTCCTTCGTTTCCTGCCGGTTCATCGCTTCACGCCATTTATTGATATCGGGCTGATCCGCCACGCCTTGAGCGTCCACTTCCCGCACTTTATCAGGATGGGTCCAGACGCTCGTCACCGGAACGCGGCAGACCCATGTCGTCGGTTCTGGCTGTGCCATATTATCCTCTCCATTCACGTAAAGTCTCCAGGAATCTCTCTGCATCGATGCCAAGCCCCGGTTCTTCTGAAAAACGGACGGTTTTGCCGCAGTACTGGATGCCTCCTGGCAGGATGTCTTCTTTCAGCATGAGTGGCGCATCAAAATCAAAGCGCGTCACATTCGGCTGGCTCGCTGCAAAATGGGCAGCGGCAGACAGGCCGAGTTTCGTTTCGATCATGCTGCCGGTCATGCACGGTACGCCGAAGGTTTCAGCAAGGGCATTGATTTTCAATGCCTTGTGGATGCCGCCCGCTTTCATCAATTTGATATTGATTAAATCC
Proteins encoded:
- a CDS encoding DUF2187 family protein, whose product is MAFQPHEKEVSEFVAARKIGEWISFTRNGVDVNGTIFKIMDNSVIVEISPEDAKEIGAASNMTVISHKKYKVVADQ
- a CDS encoding ABC transporter ATP-binding protein yields the protein MTNETLLSVQELKRHFDLGKDTTLKAVDGISFDIKRGETFGLVGESGCGKSTAGRTIMGLYGSTDGKVEYDGVDIHKMSDKDRFDYLRNMQMIFQDPYASLNPRSTVFEIIAEPMQVHGLYKNKKELQARVHQLLEDVGLNRDHANRYPHEFSGGQRQRIGIARALSLDPDFIIADEPISALDVSVQAQVVMLLQKLQKEKGLTYLFIAHDLSMVKYISDRIGVMYLGHMVELTTADQLYEKPLHPYTEALLSAIPIPDPDIEEARERVILEGELPSPIDPPSGCVFRTRCPHAMSICAEKKPAWQEKEPGHYVACHLYE
- a CDS encoding C40 family peptidase, whose amino-acid sequence is MAQPEPTTWVCRVPVTSVWTHPDKVREVDAQGVADQPDINKWREAMNRQETKDLTESNRLQTQLLYGEPVLIEETDGTWAKIIAPWQPTHKDERGYPGWVPLAHLKEISSVTDRSYARVTADKAQLWTRDHRPVAQLPFNSLLPVIDAGETHIHVHTPDGDAYLKAHHVQLVPAPDQIPSGSAQAIVGEAERFLGLQYFWGGMSSFGYDCSGFSHHMLKANGLYISRDAGDQSKEGAEIDRLDSDVWKAGDLLFFAYEEGKGELHHVGIYCGNGLMIHSPTSGKAIEIIRLEGTVYDKELCAVRRFTQEETT